Proteins from one Carassius gibelio isolate Cgi1373 ecotype wild population from Czech Republic chromosome A25, carGib1.2-hapl.c, whole genome shotgun sequence genomic window:
- the LOC127946644 gene encoding proprotein convertase subtilisin/kexin type 5-like has protein sequence MYSLFYLFFIVGVIQARSPVVSSCPSGQFLLKNQCVSCHPTCTECKGHELFECTACGLDEEGKERFLYQGHCRLHCPREFYADREQYTCVPCLPNCEICADAKVCAKCREGYNLLSGVCLTALCGLGQVQDLDTRECIDCGIGCKTCSADDPVVCHSCTDGYFLYRQQCRQHCPQRTYEDRGRGLCISCPEPCVDCWSDSLCLTCQSGYFLNNGTCVKECPADTFKDSRGWRCQPCHSSCLTCHGPGLRDCDRCSGWSRPVYGKCPVISCPEGQYVDVESRTCRYCDRSCLTCYGPEAQNCITCATGYMLEQEAVCVERCPLGFFGNSSSLLCERCSAHCEACESRDECVSCKTDTYQLYLFQGSCWSECPEGYFETELGTCEPCDELCLTCDGISTQCLSCREGLHLANGQCRQNCTPMSYVAEDGTCRRCAPHCDVCIDLSTCTRCSFLYLLLNGACKAVCPKGYFEDLDQGVCVSCHRTCATCSGPLSDDCETCSALNPKLYEGTCLEECPAGTYYQTSEKECQECHQTCAYCEGPDPTQCLQCEKGLVLDPNTMMCGVTGDSDCPPRTFLQNNQFTCQACHRLCQSCEGSGPSDCQTCALPNYLHNGSCVSKCPAGTYSAHEEADGVELGFCMPCDHVCATCAGASPRDCLSCAPGYLHLLSHLCVSHCPTGYYSTGERCEKCDRSCEQCSGPGPDTCRVCTPPLLDLQGTRQCVDQCPERFYESGHSCRQCHTSCKSCTDNTPQGCVTCDWGSVLQDGVCYPRCEESRYYSQGGVCEPCDESCKHCSGAGPQSCLTCHPGFALHAPESQCLPCCQSGERNRKCCLCDSASALCLEAPVPSISEDDVILRSQVVQHASAALPAALLLAVVLALVIFALVQARAKKRLCWKRSYERLSGVSREQPSPRPMPHGVPEPEDSGDEVDVVYTSRDGSVYRRCGFIHEPYTEEEQDEEDANENTHLSRA, from the exons ATGAGGAGGGGAAGGAGCGTTTCCTGTATCAGGGTCACTGCAGACTACACTGCCCTCGAGAGTTTTATGCGGACCGAGAGCAATACACCTGCGTCCCATGTTTGCCTAACTGTGAGATCTGTGCTGATGCCAAAGTTTGTGCCAAGTGCAGAGAAGGCTACAATCTTCTGAGCGGCGTCTGTCTGACAGCCTTGTGTGGCCTTG GTCAGGTTCAGGATCTGGATACGCGAGAATGTATAGACTGCGGTATTGGCTGTAAAACATGCTCTGCAG ATGATCCAGTGGTTTGCCACAGCTGCACAGACGGCTACTTCTT ATACAGACAGCAGTGTCGCCAGCACTGTCCCCAGAGGACCTACGAGGACCGCGGGAGAGGACTGTGTATCAGCTGCCCAGAGCCGTGTGTGGACTGCTGGAGCGATAGCCTGTGTCTCACATGCCAGTCCGGATACTTCCTGAACA ATGGCACCTGCGTGAAGGAGTGCCCAGCAGACACATTTAAAGACTCCAGAGGGTGGCGCTGTCAGCCCTGTCACAGCTCCTGCCTGACCTGCCACGGCCCTGGACTGAGGGACTGTGACAGATGCAGTGGCTGGAGCCGGCCGGTTTACGGGAAGTGCCCGGTGATCAGCTGCCCGGAAGGCCAATATGTTGATG tgGAAAGCCGCACTTGCCGTTACTGTGATCGATCCTGCCTGACATGTTATGGTCCAGAGGCTCAGAACTGCATCACATGTGCTACTG GATACATGTTGGAGCAGGAGGCTGTGTGTGTAGAGCGCTGTCCTCTGGGATTCtttgggaacagctccagtctgCTGTGTGAGAGGTGTTCTGCTCACTGCGAGGCGTGTGAGAGCAGAGACGAGTGTGTGAGCTGTAAGACGGACACTTACCAGCTCTATCTGTTCCAGGGCAGCTGCTGGTCAGAGTGTCCAGA AGGGTATTTTGAGACAGAGCTGGGGACATGCGAACCTTGCGATGAACTCTGTTTGACCTGTGATGGCATAAGCACACAGTGCCTTTCGTGTCGAGAAGGCCTTCATCTGGCCAATGGCCAGTGCAGGCAGAACTGCACCCCCATGAGCTACGTGGCAGAAGATGGCACATGCAGACGCTGTGCTCCTCACTGTGACGTGTGCATCGATTTGTCCACCTGTACAA GATGCAGTTTTCTCTATTTGCTTTTAAACGGGGCATGCAAGGCTGTCTGTCCGAAGGGCTACTTTGAAGACTTAGATCAGGGGGTCTGTGTGAGCTGCCATCGCACCTGTGCCACCTGCTCAGGACCCCTCTCTGATGACTGCGAGACCTGCTCTGCCCTCAACCCAAAACTCTACGAGGGCACGTGCTTGGAAGAGTGCCCAGCGGGAACATATTACCAGACCTCTGAAAAGGAATGCCAGG AATGTCACCAGACCTGTGCATACTGTGAGGGTCCAGATCCCACCCAGTGTCTGCAGTGTGAAAAGGGTCTGGTTCTGGATCCCAACACCATGATGTGTGGGGTTACTGGGGATTCTGACTGTCCACCCAGAACATTCCTCCAAAACAACCAGTTTACTTGCCAAGCATGTCATCGGCTCTGCCAGTCCTGCGAAGGGTCGGGACCCTCTGACTGCCAGACCTGCGCCCTGCCCAACTACCTCCACA ACGGTTCGTGCGTAAGCAAATGTCCTGCGGGAACTTACAGTGCCCATGAGGAGGCTGATGGGGTAGAGCTGGGTTTCTGTATGCCCTGCGATCATGTGTGTGCCACTTGTGCCGGGGCATCTCCCAGAGACTGTCTGAGCTGTGCACCAGGCTACCTTCATCTGCTCTCTCATCTGTGCGTTAGCCACTGTCCCACAGG GTACTACAGCACAGGGGAGCGCTGCGAGAAGTGTGACCGCTCCTGTGAGCAGTGCTCAGGTCCAGGGCCGGACACCTGCAGGGTGTGCACACCTCCTCTGCTAGACCTGCAGGGTACCAGGCAGTGTGTGGATCAATGTCCAGAGCGCTTTTATGAGAGCGGGCACAGCTGCAGACAGTGCCACACCAGCTGCAAGTCCTGCACAG ATAACACTCCCCAGGGCTGTGTGACGTGTGACTGGGGCAGTGTCCTGCAGGATGGGGTGTGTTACCCTCGCTGTGAAGAGAGCCGATATTACTCACAGGGT GGAGTTTGTGAACCCTGTGACGAGTCCTGTAAACATTGTTCTGGTGCCGGACCCCAGAGCTGTCTCACCTGTCACCCAGGTTTTGCCCTACATGCCCCTGAGAGTCAGTGCTTGCCCTGCTGCCAGTCTGGGGAGAGGAACAGGAAGTGTTGTCTTTGTGATTCCGCTTCAG cattgtgTCTTGAGGCGCCTGTACCAAGTATAAGTGAGGACGATGTTATTCTGAGATCCCAAGTGGTACAGCATGCATCTGCAGCTTTGCCTGCCGCTTTGTTGCTAGCTGTAGTGTTAGCACTAGTTATATTTGCTCTGGTACAGGCGAGGGCCAAAAAGAGGCTATGCTGGAAACGGAGCTATGAACGACTGAGCGGGGTGTCTAGAGAACAGCCCAGCCCTCGGCCCATGCCACACGGAGTACCAGAACCAGAGGACAGTGGAGACGAGGTGGACGTGGTCTACACCAGTCGAGATGGATCTGTGTATCGCCGCTGCGGCTTCATCCATGAGCCATACACAGAGGAGGAGCAGGACGAGGAGGACGCTAACGAGAACACGCACCTCAGTAGAGCCTAA